The DNA region aacagtgtTCATTCTTACTCCATTGATTATAATTCCCCACAATCTTCCttttctcagaaggaaaaatatcttGGCTTTAAGTTAATATAAAGCTGTCTGTGCCGGTTCatagctgtaattccagcaattaggaggctgaggcagggagactgCTACAAATTCAAGACCAGTATTAACTACGGTCCTAGGCCAGCCTGCAATTCAGTGACACCTTGTcttaaataaaccaaacaaacagcaaagagaaacagaaagagaactgCCTGTGAATATGGCtgtagcatgtgtgaggcccgaGGCTCAACGAGAGTTTGATTAATGTTTTCACAGCTGCGTGCAGTGGTACACTCAtataaccccagcccttggggggcagaggcaggaggatcactgtgagttcgaggccagcctggtctacaaagggagtccaggacagcgaggtcCACGCAGAGGGACccgtgtggtggtggtggggtgtggtatGGGAGATGGGGCCATGACCTTATCCATGTAGCACATGTTCTAGCTCagagctttaatcccagctttttcAGGGAATATTTTTTTAGTAGGAGTATCAGACAGAATGCCCCATTCACGTCTAGAAAACTTGGGATTCTACTCATTTCAAAGCCTAAAACAGATGCCTCATTATCAGAACATTACCTGAGGTTGCTTTGGTGTTGGCTGAAGAAACAAAGCTGGCGAGGTTAACGACCTCTCCAGAGGTGAAGATGAATGGAGCAGTCACAGGGTTAGTCACTGGGCTGGCTCTCTCGGGGTTAGCGGTCACCTGATTCTGCATTGCTTCCTACCAAACAAAGCAGGTTATTTCAACGTCAGAGCACTTAACTAGCCACAGCCCCTCCCACCGCCAAGCTCCTCAAGCAGAGCTACTCTGCCATACAATGACCAGGGAGCTAAGGGCTCTCATTAACCAACAGCTTCTCTCCAACTGCAGCAACGCCTGTGCGGTAGCTTGCTTTCCCAAGTGTGTTTCCAGTTGAGAAAGCAAAGGTGTATTCCTTACACGCCTCCTCCGTGCTTCCCTTAACCTCTGGGCATATTCTTTAActtggaggaaaaaacaaaacaaaaaaaccaaagagaaggaGCTGGTCTGCATAGTCTAGAAAGTAATTTCCTGCACTAATACTCTGTGATCAATTATCTATGTGACAAGATGCTAGCAGGAGGTCCCTGCGGAGAAACGTAACCTCTAGAGCTTTAACCCACAACGTGTTCCCTTCTGCCACTGAGGAAATTCCTAAGGGAACACATAACAAGCAGATACATGTGCAGCAGATTTTGAAGTCAAGTTCCAGATGCTACGCTCCTGTTTCCAAGGATGTCTGCTCAATTTGGTGAAAAGATGCTTatctcttatttttacttttagaagTTTTCTACAAACATGATAactacccaaaaaaaaaaaaaaaagaaaaagaaaaagaaaaaagaaacaaagtccaGTTATGAAAGGACTTTGAACAATAACTGAAAGTTGAGGAGAATAACCAGTCTTTGGAAAACCAGCTGTCAcggagaacaaacaaaaaccgaaaaTGCACGAGCAGCTATTTTTCATATGTAATTAGCCCCTTGACTAAGAACTCCAATTGAAACAGATTATTCATTTTCCGGATACTGTTAAAGTCTTTCTTCAGTCTGCTATTTCTCCCCTCCAGCAGCTTCTTTAGCAGAAGCACTCACGGGTAGTCTTGCCTAGCCTGCGGGACACAGTCATATGCAATATAGCATTGTCTTCTCCATCCATGCACAGAGAACTCCACTAccattgctattattattttgttgcttttttgagacagggtctctgtgtgcaaccttgactgtcctggacttgcttcatagaccaggctggcgtcaaactcacagcaatccacctgcctctgcctcccgagtgctgggattaaaggcgtgtgccaccaccgcccagcaaaagattttctttttaatgtgtgtatatgcacatgtgtgtgcctgcgtgagTTTATGCCCAGCGTGTATGCACAGGTGCcagtggaaggcagagaggacaggagatccttctggaactggagttaggcaGCTGTGAAGCATGTGGGAAGACTAGGAAGCAAGCATTCCACATGGCTGagcttgtcctttttctttctttctttctttttcctttttcttttttgacatagGTCTCACTAAGTAACCCTGGTTGGGCTGAAACTtgcttatgtagaccagggtggccttgaattcaaactcagagatccatctgtctctccctgctgagtgctgggatcacaggagtgcgCCACTGTGCCAGCCCATGACTTTTAAGATCATCTCAAGTCTAATTTAgctagaaatgaaaacagaaaaacaacagacagtcaaataaatgtattttctgttctgtctgcattattttttttctttcaatttaacCCATTTGTAGAAGCAAaagcaacaacacaacaacaaaaaaaccaaaaaacccaaccaaaccaaaaaagccccCATAaatagtggtggcgcatgcctttaatcccagcacttgggaggcagaggcaggtggattgctgtgagtttgaggccagcctggtctacaaagcgagtctaagacagccaagctacacagagaaaccctgtcttgaaactccctgcaacaacaacaacaacaaaacccaaacaaaacaaaacaaccccaacccttaaacagcaacagcaacaacaacaacaacaaaagaaaaaaaagaaaaaaaaggggaaagaaaaccaaaacaaaaccaggtcaTTTTTAGCTATATTCAAAATGTGGTGTCACTCTGCTACTTGAGAATCtgtctcaactgaaaaaaaaaaaaaaaaaaaaaaaccgagagAGAAATGCTGACATGGAGTTAAAAGACTGAGATACCCTAGAAATACTATTTTGATAAAGTGGGGGAAATCCTGTGTGAACTCAGCGCCTCCAAACGCCCTCTAACTTGGAGTGTGCTCTGGGGACTACAGCGTAGCATCCCACCTGGAGGACGACCAGGATCTCGGTGTTGTTCTTTTCCAGTGCGATGTCAAAGGCAGATTTATCAAATTTGCTGAACGCGTGGACGTCAGCTCCGTATTTGATGAGCAGTTCGACGACGTCTCGGTGGTGGTGCTCGGTGGCCCAGTGCAGGGCTGTCATCTTCAGCATGTCCTTGGCGTTCACATCCGCACCGTTCTGTGAGGAAAAGCACCGTTCACTGGGTGCTGGTTACAGGGGCGCAGGGGGAGATGCCATCACCAAACATAGATTGGCCGAGATATTTAACTTTAGTTCTGACTTAAAGACTATTGGAGGGAAAACCACTTCTCGGTTCCTCCTGAATGACGAGACATTATGCTTTCAATGAGTGGGTCTGCTGAGGACATCACTGGGAAATTCTCACAGATGGCCGAGGAAGGGGGAGGAACAGATTTTGTTGCATTTATTAGCAGAAAGCTGAGGAGGGCCTGAAAAAAATAGGCATAAGTACAGAGAACACCTAcagaaaaggaatgaaggaaaatcaataaaatctgtgtagccttttaaaaaaaacagaaaacaagatccTTCCCGTGATGACTCTTGAAGCATGGCTTtcgtgaataaattaataataaataaataaacagagatgTAACTTAATGGCCACCTATACTTAAGTCTTTCCAGCCCATTTTCCTACCAGTATTTAAGAAAAACCGGGGTGGTGGGGggaaagagctagagagatggcttagaggttaagagcactgcctgctcttccagagtcctgagttcaattcccagcaaccacatggtggctcataaccatctgtaatgagatcaagtgccctcttctggtgtgtaggtacacatgcagacagaacgttgtatacataataaataaatcttaaaaaacaaaacaaaaaaagagaaaacggGAGGCAAATGTCTACTTTACAGCATAGTCccaccattatttatttatttaggtttttcgagacagggtttctctgtgtagccctggctgttctggactcactttgtagaccaggctggcctcgaactcacagagatccgccagcctctgcttcctgagtgctgggattacaggcgtgcgccacccctcGGCTCCCACTGTCCTTGCTTTACCCTGACAAGCAGctccacaatgtgtgtgtgtccgtcagCGGCAGCCATATGCAGAGGGGTCCTGTCCACCTTGGTCCGGGCGTCCCTGCTAACGCCTGCTCGAAGGAGCACTTCTGCCGTGGAGTAATGGCCGTATTGGGCCGCAAGGTGAAGGGGCGACGTCCCAAGCTGTGGGAAAATGAAACTCACTGAACTCCACTGTGTGGAGAGCTGTGTCACGTCTGCGAGGAGATAGATCAACAGGGATGAATCCTAAAGTGCTCATCCTTGGAAAAAGAATCTTACTGGGCAGGTAAGCCTGAGAGTATGCTAGAATTTTAAATTTagtgtcctggggctggagagaacgCGCGGGTAAGGACACTGATTTCAACtgccagcatccatgttggggaCTCACAGCTGTGTTATTCCAGCTGCAGAGCCAACACCCCAGCTTCTAAGGGTGTCTGCACTCACACGCACATGTCCTCATGCCACATACTTACGGATGCACCATTAAGAACAATAAAACAGGTACAGTTAATATGCTAATGGCCGGTGAGAGGGCCACACATGAGATGAAAAGTGCGATGCTTTTAAGTGACAGGAGAGTTACTGAGTAAGACCCACTAGGGGGCAGGATTTCAAGCATGGCTTATAagatacttttcttctttttaatatcaaAAAGAGTAccagagctgggtgtgatggcctTTGCCTAAAGTCCCagcctttggaggcagaggcaggcggatccctgtgactTCCAGAACACTTGTTTGttcaaacagggtctctctgtgtagccctggctgtcctggactcactttgtagaccaggctggcctcgaactcacagtgatccacttgcctctgcctcccgagtgctggcattaaagatgtgtgccacgaTGTCTGgtatctttaatatttatttatgtgcatgtatatgtgtgtgcattcacacacaggtgtatatgtgtggaggtcagaggtcaagttttttgtttgtttgttgagacagggtctcattatatagctttagctgtcttgggagcttgctctgtagaccaggctggcctcaaactcacaggagtcttcctgcctctgcctcccaagttctaggactaAAGATATGTACCATCATacctgcaaataaaaatattaaaaataaaagggaaaaactcCAGGTACGCAATAGCTTATAATTACTATCTACATATTCACAGACAACTTCCAAATTGGAAAACTAAAAGGAGAAACTATATATcaggcaaaacaaataaaactcttGTAGGAGAAACGATAGGGAGGAGAGTGAGGGAACGGGCCAGCGCTCACCCTCACGGGGCCTGGCTAAGGCACACTTTGGAGCCCACTGCGGCCACATGCTGAGCTCACCCAGTCTGTGGTGAATGGAGCTCCATTTGCCATCAGCGTCCTCACTTCATCATCTTGGCCTTTTCTTGCAGCTTCTAGCAGCCTCTTCCCCAAGTCCACCAGAGACATCTTTATTCATAGAAACAAAGGTTTCCAGGTAGCTGCAATTCCAACACAAGTGAAGCCATTGTCTGTAAAACGTTTCctcatttttggctttttttctctAAGACATGGTTTTGCCATGCAGTttagcctgtcctggaactcagtacatAGCCCAGGAAAGCCCAGAACTCAAGAATTTGgcttcctctacctccc from Acomys russatus chromosome 15, mAcoRus1.1, whole genome shotgun sequence includes:
- the Gabpb2 gene encoding GA-binding protein subunit beta-2: MSLVDLGKRLLEAARKGQDDEVRTLMANGAPFTTDWLGTSPLHLAAQYGHYSTAEVLLRAGVSRDARTKVDRTPLHMAAADGHTHIVELLVRNGADVNAKDMLKMTALHWATEHHHRDVVELLIKYGADVHAFSKFDKSAFDIALEKNNTEILVVLQEAMQNQVTANPERASPVTNPVTAPFIFTSGEVVNLASFVSSANTKATSANLEEMEEENSLDSSIQQVMGSGGQRVITIVTDGVPLGNIQTSIPTGGIGQPFIVTMQDGQQVLTVPAGQVAEETIIKEEEEEEESLPAVKRLRMAEMTNSVEEIKEDSERELLQQQLLEATLRAQEYRHQLLRKEQEAEQYRLRLEAMARQQPREADFTMVEEVAEVDAVLATGGEVEEERAEVMRSGRTTDPHTSVPIATVSS